From a region of the Danio aesculapii chromosome 4, fDanAes4.1, whole genome shotgun sequence genome:
- the ccdc107 gene encoding LOW QUALITY PROTEIN: coiled-coil domain-containing protein 107 (The sequence of the model RefSeq protein was modified relative to this genomic sequence to represent the inferred CDS: inserted 2 bases in 1 codon) — translation MVFVSPPQQLVMAFTAVLLVFVMFPRLFGGGXSRDNQPYESRSNRRAGPGPGIGAGAVRNQQQLHKSAAPQMSHSVENMQQMKKLMEQELKSDKYKSNNNKGYVFTLMPIYAIGVGLFAAYKFLKIKSASDSEAQKAKTARGVKKSEETENQLNELEQRLAQTEKMLNSILTQLDPLTNCVKSVAMEQKNEIMSQLQCIRQLMKKRGMECPNIRIEEPSCERNLDQLIQTLSAAETQPETSQETQTSAETPQTEEEVEEEVDSQLEEEMDSDSSLPSLEESVDDVSDGQKLPEELAEGLRRRHRPE, via the exons ATGGTTTTTGTCTCTCCTCCGCAGCAGCTCGTTATGGCGTTCACCGCGGTGCTGCTGGTGTTCGTGATGTTCCCGAGGCTGTTCGGCGGCGG CAGCAGGGACAATCAACCGTACGAGTCGCGGAGCAACCGGAGAGCAG GTCCCGGTCCAGGTATTGGAGCAGGCGCTGTGAGGAATCAGCAGCAGCTCCACAAGAGCGCAGCGCCTCAGATGAGCCACAGTGTGGAAAACATGCAGCAGATGAAGAAACTGATGGAGCAGGAGCTCAAGAGCGACAAATACAAATCCAACAACAACAAGGGCTACGTCTTCACACTCATGCCCATCTACGCTATCGGGGTCGGCCTCTTTGCTGCTTACAAGTTTCTCAAG ATCAAGTCTGCAAGTGACTCTGAAGCTCAAAAAGCCAAAACAGCTCGAGGAGTGAAGAAATCCGAggaaactg AGAATCAGCTGAATGAGTTGGAGCAAAGGTTGGCTCAGACAGAGAAGATGCTCAACTCGATACTGACACAACTGGACCCGCTAACAAACTG TGTGAAATCTGTTGCCATGGAGCAGAAGAACGAGATCATGTCGCAGCTGCAGTGCATTCGCCAGCTAATGAAGAAGAGGGGCATGGAGTGTCCAAACATCAGGATAGAAG AGCCGAGCTGTGAACGCAATCTAGACCAGCTCATCCAGACTCTATCTGCAGCAGAAACACAGCCAGAAACCAGTCAGGAAACACAGACCAGTGCAGAAACACCGCAGACGGAAGAGGAAGTGGAAGAGGAAGTGGACTCACAACTGGAAGAGGAAATGGACAGTGACTCTAGTCTGCCTTCCCTTGAGGAAAGTGTAGACGATGTTTCTGACGGTCAGAAACTTCCAGAAGAGCTGGCTGAAGGATTACGGAGGCGCCATAGACCAGAGTAG